The Natribaculum luteum genome contains the following window.
CCCGTGCAGATCGATCCGTTCGGTTCATACCTCCACGGCGAGACGATCCGGGACCTGATCACGATCGGACTGCCCGTGATGGGGACCAACCTCGTCTGGACGATGGCCGAGTTCCCGATGCTCGCGATCGTCGACATCTTCGGTCAGGATACCGTCGCCGCGTACGTCATCGCACGGCGGATCTGGGGGCTGATGAACACCCCCGGCTGGGGGTTCGGGCTCGCGTCCTCGAGTCTGGTCGGCCAGGAACTCGGCGCGAACGACGAGCACACCGCGGAGGAGTACGGCCACGAGATCATCCGGTTCGCCGTCGCCGTCTACCTCGTGTCGGCGGCCATCGTCTTCGTCTTCGCGGAGCCGATCACGCTCGCCTTCACCGACGACCCCTCGGAGCTGTCGATCCCGACCGCGGTATCGCTCGTCCACGCGGCCTGTGCTGCCATCACGTTACGTGCGGTATCGGGCGCGGCGGCCGGCCCGCTCAACGCCAGCGGCGACACCCGCTGGCCGTTCTACAGCCAGGCGCTCGGGATGTTCGGCGTCGCGATCCCGGTCGCCTACCTCGGTGCGGCCGGCCTGACGATCCCGCCGATCGGCCCGATCCCGCTCCTCGAGGTGGCCGTCCCCGGGTTGACGATCCCGGCGTTCGGGATCGCGGGTCTTTACCTCGCCTTCCTTGCCGAGACGGCCGTCCCCGCCGCGATCAACTACTACCGGTTCTCGACCGGCAAGTGGAAAACGATCAGCCGGTCGTACCGGCCGGAAGCGCCGGCGGACGACTGATCGTCACCCCGCCGGTGTCGCGGGTTCGCTGATTCTATATGCACGGTTCCGCAACGATCGACGAGATGGACGCATCGGAGACGACTGACGAACGCAACCCGAAAGCGCCCGACGGCGGTCGGACAGTCGACGGCCACAGCGCGACGCGAGTCGGCGTCGACGTCGGCGGCACGTTCACCGACGTCGCGCTGTCGGTCGACGACCGACTCGTGACCGCGAAGGTGCCCACGACCGACGACCAGAGCGTCGGCGTCCTGGCGGGCATCGACAAGGCCTGCGAGCGAGCGGGCATCGACCCCGGCGAGATCGACGAGTTCGCCCACGCGATGACCGTCTCGGTGAACGCCCTGCTCGAGCGCGACGGCGCGCGCACCGCGCTGGTCACGACCGAGGGGTTCCGGGACGTCCTCGAGATCGGCCGACAGGACCGACCCGACCTGTACGACCTCGAGGTCGAGAAACCCGAGCCACTCGTTCCGCGGCAGCGTCGCTTTACGGTCGACGAGCGGACGACGCCCGACGGCGTCGAACGGCCGGTCGACACGGAGGATGTTCGCGACCTCGCGGCGACCCTGCGCGAGCGCGACGTCGAGAGCGTCGCCGTCTGCCTGCTGCACGCCTACGCGGACCCCGAGAACGAACGGCTCGTCGCAGAGACGCTCCGGGAGGAACTCGACGTTCCAGTCTCCGCCTCCCACGAGGTCCTCGCGGAGTTTCGCGAGTACGAACGGACGTCGACGACCGCCGTCGACGCCTACGTTCGTCCGGCGATCGACAGCTACGTCGGCCGCCTCGTCGACGAGGCGACGGCGGTGGGGATCCCGTCCCCGCGGATCATGCAGACAAACGGCGGCATCGCCGGCCCTGAGACGGTCCGCGAACGGGCCGTGACGACGACGATGTCCGGCCCGGCCGCGGGCGTCGTCGGTGCCGCGGCGACCGTCGCCGACGACGACGTCGAGGGACTCGTCACCTTCGACATGGGCGGCACCTCGAGTGACGTCAGCCTCGTCCGCGACGGCGAGGCCGAGCGGACGACCGACTCGGAGATCGCTGACCTCCCGATCCGCACGCCGATGGTCGACGTGAACACCGTCGGCGCGGGCGGCGGTTCGGTCGCCTGGGTCGACGCGGGTGGGGCACTCCGAGTCGGCCCCCGGTCGTCGGGTGCCCAGCCCGGTCCCGCCTGCTACGGCCGCGGCGGGACGGAACCCACCGTCACGGACGCCAACGTCGTGCTCGGCTACATCGGCCCCGAGACGGCACTCGGCGGCGAGATGACCTTGGACGTCGAGGCGGCCCACGACGCCCTCGAGCGACTGGCCGACGAGGCCGGCCTCGAGGACGCGCTCGAGGCGGCCCGCGGCGTCTACCGCGTGGCGAACGCGACGATGACCCGGACGATCCGCTCGGTGACGGTCGAGCGCGGCCACGACCCGCGCGGGTTCGCACTCGTCGCGTTCGGCGGTGCCGGGCCGATGCACGCCGCGGCGCTCGCCGAATCGCTCGAGGTCGACCGCGTCGTCGTCCCGCGACCGAGCGGCGTGCTCTCGGCGTTTGGCCTGCTGGCAGCCGACGAGAGCTACGACGCCGTCCGCACCGTGGGCGTCGACCTCGCCGAGGCAGACCGCGACCGACTCGAGGACGTCTACGAGGGGCTCGTCGCAGACGTCCTCGCCGACGCATCCGACCCCGACGACGCCGTCGTCGAACGCGCAGCGGACTGTCGGTACGATGGACAGAGCTTCGAGTTGACCGTCCCGGTCGACGAGCCCGTCGACGCGGCGGCGGTCGAAGAGCGGTTCCACGCCGCCCACGAGCGGGCGTACGGCTACGCGATGGACGAGGCCGTCGAGGTCGTCAACCTGCGTGCGACGGCGACCGTTTCCGGCGTCGAGCCGGTGGTCCGCCACGACGGCGGCGGCGACACTCGCATCGACACTCGGGAGGCGCACTTTCCCGACCACGGTCCGCGAGAGACGGCCGTCTACGACCGCGACCGACTCGAGTCCGGCGCGACCGTCGACGGCCCCGCGATCCTGGAACAGGCGGAGAGTACGACCGTCGTCCCGCCGGCGTGGTCGGGCGACGTGCTGGCCGACGGCACGCTCGTGATGACTCGCGAGGAGGGAGCCGACCGATGACGACCGACGAGCTCGATCCCGTGACCCTGGAGGTACTGCGCAACCAGCTCGAGAGCGTCGCCGAGGAGATGGGCCAGACCCTGATCCGCGGGGCCTACTCGCCGAACATCAAGGAACGCCGGGACTGCTCGACGGCGCTGTTCGACCGCGAGGGGCGGATGATCGCCCAGGCCGAACACATCCCGGTCCACCTCGGCGCGATGCCCGAGGCGGTCGACGCCGTCCGCGAGCACGATCCAGAGCCGGGCGACGTGTTCGTCCTCAACGATCCGTTCACCGGCGGGACGCACCTGCCGGACGTGACGATGGTCTCGCCGCTCGCGCCGGACGGCGAGATCGTCGGCTACGCCGTCTCGAGGGCCCACCACGCCGACGTCGGCGGGATGGCCCCCGGCAGCATGCCCGCGGGCGCACGGGAGATCTATCAGGAGGGACTTCGACTCCCCCCGATCCGGCTGGTCGAGGACGGCAAGATCCGCGAGGACGTCCGCTCGCTCGTGCTCGCGAACGTCCGCAACCCGCGCGAGCGCCGGGCCGACCTGCGCGCCCAGCTGGCGGCGAACGAACGCGCGGAACGGCGTCTCGCCTCGCTGTTCGACGAGCACGGCCGCGAGACTGTCCTGCGGGGATTCGACGCCGTGATCGACTACTCCCGGGAGCGGATCGCCGACGAGATCGAAACGCTGCCGGACGGAACGTACGAGGCGAGCGACGTCCTCGAGGGCGACGGGATCACCGACGAGGACGTCGAAATTTCGACGGCGGTGACGATCGACGGCGCGACGATCACCGTCGACTTCTCGGGGACCGCACCGGAGGTCGAGGGGAACCTCAACGCGCCGCTTTCGGTGGCCAAAAGCGCCGTCTACTTCGTCGTGCGCTGCGTCACCGATCCCGAGATCCCGCCGAACCACGGCTGTTACGACCCCGTGAGCGTGGACGCGCCCGAGGGGTCGCTGCTGAATCCGACGCCGCCCGCGGCGGTCGTCGGCGGCAACGTCGAGACCAGCCAGCGCGTCACCGACGTCGTCTTCACCGCCCTCGCGGCGGCCGCGCCCGACCGCGTGCCGGCGGACGGGCAGGGCACGATGAACAATCTGACTGTCGGCGCGCGAGACGGCACGTTCACCTACTACGAGACGATCGGCGGCGGCTTCGGCGCTCGCGCCGAGCGCGACGGCATGGACGGCGTCCAGGTCGGGATGACGAACACGCTCAACACGCCAGTCGAATCGATCGAGACCGAGTACCCGATGCGCGTCGAGCGGTACGCGCTGCGTCCGGACAGCGGCGGTCGCGGCCGGTTCCGGGGCGGACTCGGCCTCGAGCGCGCCGTCACCGTCGAAACGGACGCGACGGTCTCGCTGCTCACCGAACGCCGTCGACACGCGCCGAAAGGCGTCGCCAGCGGCGAGGACGGCGCGACGGGACAGAACCTGATCGACGGCGAGGAGGTCCCGGCGAAGACGACCGTCGACGTCCCCGCCGGTACGACGGTGACGGTCCGAACGCCTGGCGGCGGCGGTCACGGCGATCTCGCCGAACGCGATCCGGCGGCGCTCGAGGCCGATCGGCTGGATGGAAAGGTGACCGACGACGGCGAGACGTAACGTCCACCGACGGGATCAGTCGGCGTGCTGTTCGGCCGTTCCCGACCGGTCGACTCGCAGCGGATCGTTCGACGTCGCGGTCACCAGCCGAAGGAACGTGCCGGCGTTCGTGAGAAGTTTGTTCTCCGCCTTGCGAAGGTGTTCTTCGTACGTCGATCGGGCGACGGCCGTCCGGCCGGCCAGCTCGCGAAGCGACGTCTGTCGCGGCTGCTCGTAGTAGCCGCTCTCGAGCGCCAGCTGTAACGCCGCGAGCTGTCGGTCGGTGAGCCCCTCGAACAGCTGATCGACCGGGGCTAGCATACTGTGTGGGATCTGCTGTTCCGCGATGGCAGTCTTGGCGAGGACGTCGACGTGCCGGTCGTCCTCGAGGTCACGGAGCAGCGCTCGAGCGTCGCCCTCGTCGAACGCGATCACCGTGTAGTGCTCCCACCCCTGGCGGTGAATCGTCGGCGGCTGGTACAGGCAGTTGTACTCCTCGAACCGGTCGATGATCGACTCCTCGAGCGAACAGAGACACGACTGGGTGACGACGTGCAGTCCGGACTCGTCGACCGAGCGGTGGAGAATCGTCCCCAGCCCGTCGATCTCCTCGAGGAGGTCGTCCGTCGGCGCTTCCGAGGACGTGATCTCGAGCACCTGGCACTCGCTCAGGTACCACTCGCGTATCGTGAGATCCGGGTAGCGTTCTGAGATCTCCCGGTAGGGGCACTCGTGTTTCACCCGGAACGAGGCCTCGTAGAGGCTCATACGACGACGTTTGGCCTCGAGTCGATTAACGGTGCCGGTCATGTCCGGCAGCACCTACATCTGGATCTCGTTCGTACTGGTGGACAACGATGACAGGAATCCGCGAAGACGGAGCGTCGTCCGACCGCGAGTCAGGTCCGAATTACCGCGTCGTCCATCCTCGAGCCGAGAGCCGATCGCCGCGTCGTCGAGTAACCAATGAGTGAGCAGACCGAGCTGAGACAGGGAATCCGCGAGCACCTCGGACAGTTCTCGCTGCACGTCCTGCTGGTGTTTGCGACCGGGCTGACGATCGGGTCGGAGCGGACCGTCGTCCCCGTTCTGGGTGAGGACGTTCTCGGCGTCGAGTCGTTCCTGGTTATCGGCTCGTTCGTCGTCTCCTTCGGGTTCGTCAAGGCCCTGCTCAACCTCTACGCCGGCAAGTGGGGCGAGGAGTACGGCCGCAAGCCGGTGCTCGTCGCCGGCTGGCTCACCGCGTTGCCGATCCCGGTGATCCTCATCTTCGCGCCCAACTGGTGGTGGATCACCGCGGGGAACATCCTGCTGGGTATCAACCAGGCGCTGACCTGGAGTATGGCGATCAACGCCAAGATCGACCTCGCCGGTCCCGACCAGCGCGGGCTGGCCGTCGGCATCGACGAGGCCTTTGGCTACACCGGCGTCGCCGTCGGTGCCTGGATCACGGGCGTCATCGCCGGCCAGACGAACCTCCGGCCGGAGCCATTCTACTTCCTGGCCGCCGTCGTGGTTCTGGCGTTCCTGATCTCGATCTTCCTCATCAAGGAAACCGTCCAGTTCGCACAGATGGAAGGCGACGACGACCACCACGACGCGAACCTCCCGTTCGACGAGGTGCTGAAGCGGGCGACCTACGGCGATCGGACGCTGTTCGCGGCGGCCCAGGCCGGCCACATCGAGAACTTCGTGGACACGCTGTTCTGGATCGCCGTGCCGCTGTATCTCACGAGTCAGGACCTCGCGATCGAAGCCGTCGGGGTCGTCGTCGGCGTCCACAGCGCGATGTACTTCCTCCAGATCGCCACTGGTGGTCTCGCCGACCGTATCGGGCGACGCCCGCCCGTCGTCGCAGGAATGTTCCTCGCCGGCGCGGGCGTCCTCGGAATGGTGCTCGTCGACGGCTACCTCCCGTGGGCGATCATGGCGGCCGCCTCCGGACTTGGAATGGCGTTGCTCTACCCAAACCTGATGACGGTGCCCGGCGACGCGGCCCACCCGACCTGGCGGTCGGCCGGCATGGGCGTCTACCGGATGTGGCGCGACGCCGGCTACGGCGTCGGCGCGATCCTGATCGGCCTCTCGATGGAGTTCGTAAACGCCGAGGCCGCCTTCTACATGACCGCGGTCGCGATGTTCGTCTCCGGGGCGATCGTCTACCTGTGGATGGAAGAGACCCACCCCGACTTCGGCACCCACGAACCGCCCGCGCCCGCGCCGGAGACGCCGACGCAGGCGACGGCCGAAGACTGATCTGCCTGCTGTGCCTGTCTCCCGGCAGGACACGACGGGGCCGCCTATCGGTCTCTTCCGAGACGACGAGTTCTGTCAGGCGTGCTTTTATTATACCACATACACATATCGTTCTATGAAGGATTCGAAAACGGCTGTGATCGTTATCGACCTCCAGGAGGAGTATTTCGACGAGGACCGCCCGTGGTACGTCCCGAACGGTGACCGCGTACTGGAAAACTGCCAGCGAATCCTCGAGCGCGCTCGAGAGTTAGACGTCACCGTCGTCCATGCTCGCCACGTCCAGCCCACACGGGACGCTCCGGTGTTTGCGTGGGGTACCGAAAACTCGAAGATTATCGACGACATCGACATCAGAGACGACGAATACCTGCTGACGAAGACGAAACCGAGCTGTTTCCAGGATACCCGACTCGAGGCCATTCTCAAACGGAACGGAATCGAAAACGTCGTCTGTACCGGCCTCCTGTCGTTCGTCTGCGTCGATACGACTGCTCGGGAGGCCGATGCGCGTGGCTACGACGCGACGTACGTCACCGACGCCACCGCCGCGTTCCCCATCGACGGACTGGATCCCGAAGCACTCACCGAAACCATCGCCACGATCCACGACGTGATCTTCTCGGACGTCGTCGAAACCCAGGACGTCGTCGACCGACTCGAGTCCGACGAGGCTGCCGCCTAGTCGAGCACCGCCCTGAACGGCCATCGAGCAACCTGGCCACTGTCGAAAGGCAACTTTACGGGGACGGAGACCGTCACTCGTTGTAGATGACAGACGACGGCTGGTCACCCGACTGTCCGCACCCGTCGAAGGCGTCCGCCCGGGCGACGACGAGGTCTGCGTCGCCTGCAGTCGTCGTCCGTAGCACGTCGGGGGTGAGCGACCCGTGACCGACGTCAGCGTCGCCGACGCCGTCGACGCGTACATCGAGCGCAAGGCCGTCGGCGATCCCGACGGTCCCGGTGCCGGGGCCTACGTGTCCAACGCGGAGTCGATCCTGCGGCGGTTCAGCGAGTGGCTCGAGCACGAACACGGCGTCACCTCGCTGTTCGCACTCGAGGTCGAACACATGCGCTCGTACGCCCGCGAACTCGACGAGCGGACCGACCGCGGCGAGTACACGGCCTCGACGGCCAGCACCTACTTCGCCGTCGTCCGCGCCTTTCTCTCGTGGTGTGTCAGTGGCGGCATCCTGGAGACGAACCCCGCCGCGACGGAGGCCGCGACGGAGGCGCTTCCGACCGAGACCGACCGCTCCGAGGGACAGTTCTGGACGCCCGAGAAGCGCCGCGCGCTCGAGACCTACGTCAGAGAGCGCACGCTCGAGGCCGCAGACGCCGACCGCAGCGAGCGACTGCGTCGGCTGCGCGAGTACGCGATGGTCGTGATGCTCGCCCACACCGGAGTTCGGAGCGCCGAACTCTTTCGCGTCCCCGAGGACGATCGCCGGACCGGCGCGACCTGGGACGACGTCGACTTCTACACCGGCACGATCCGCGTCCTCGGCAAGTCACAGCGACTCGAGGACGTCCCACTGCCGGCGGCCGCCCGGACGCCCTTGCGCCGGTATCGCGTCGTCCTCGATCCGCCGTCGAACGAGTGGCCGCTGTTCCCGACCCGTCACGCGCCGTCGATCGCGCGGCGCGTCCGCTCTGTCCTCCGCGAGCGTGGCCACGACGAGGCGGAGATCGAGACGCTCCTCGAGGAACGGACGGCGAGCGAACTCGCCCGCGAGCGGTCGATCGCGCCCCCGGCGATCACGACGGAAGGGGCTCGCTCGATCCTGAAACGGCTCTGTGAGGACGCGGCCGTCGACATCGACGGCGACTACCTCAAACCGCGGGGGGCGCGGCGCGGCCTCGGCGAGGACCACTACCGCCGGGACGCGTCGACGACGCGGACGGCGTTGCGCGAGACGATACACGAACAGTCGGTCGTCGTCGCCGACCAGCGACCACCGGGATCAACCGACGACGGCAGGCGATCACCCGACGAGCGGGACGAGGAGTGAGACGGTCTGCTGGACCGATTTCCCGGCACGACCGCAGGCGGTTCGCGGTTGCTCAGACAATGACTTACAGCGGTCCGTACGAGTCGCGGTCGCGACCGGCGGCTGACTACTGCGAGGTGCCGACTGCTCGCGCCCGGGGACGGCGACCGTCTCGCGTCTGCGAGACGAGGACGTCCGCGACGAACGATGCCACGTCGATCTTCTCCTCGAGGAGGCGCTCGCGTCGTCTGCGCCACGTCTCGGCGAGCGTCGGGTCGGAGACGAGCCGCGAGACGAGGTCGATCGCCTCCTCCTCGTCGGCGGTCGACCGGAGCAGTCCGTACTCCTCCTCGAGTTCGACGAAGTTGCTCATGTCCGTCTCGGGGTCGGCGAACGACTGGACGCGGACGGCCGGCGTCCCGAGGACGGCCGCCTCGGTGGCCATCGTCGCGGAGTCGCCGGCGTAAAAGTCGGCGTAGTACAGCAGGTCGTGGACGAGGTGTGGCGGGATCGGCTGGCGGTGCTGCTCGAGGTTCGACGGGAGGTCGTCGGAACTGGTGATGTAGACCTCGCCGTAGTCGTCGAGCAGCGAGACGAGACGTCGTTTCCCGGCCGGTGAGAGGCCGGCCTCACCGACGTCGTGGAGCGCGTCCCACTTCTTGAAGCGCAGCAGAGAGAAACGCTCGTCGGGTTCGACGCCGTGTTCGCGCAATCGGTCCGGCGACGGGTCGAACCGGTCGGGATGGAGGTACGCGAGTTCCTGGTAGCCCTCGTAGCGGACGTGTTTGTCCCCGTAGTGGTCGCCGAACCGCGCTGGCGTACAGACCACGTGAGCGAACGGCGTCGTGATCCGGTGGGACGTGATGCCCTCGTTGTCGACGAAGACGACGCTTCGCGCGCCGACCAGCGGTGCCACGTGCGAGACGGCGACGCCGCCGATGGCCGTCATCACGTCGGGATCGATCTCGCGAGCCCGCCGAAAGAGCCGGTATTCGTAGGTCGCCTGGACTTTCGCCAGCTCGAGCAGCGAGTCCTGGGGACCCGCGAGCACCTCGTGTGGGATGCCGTACTCCCGCAACAGCGGAACCGCGAGATCGTTCTCGCGGGCGAAGACGAACACGTCGTGGCCCCGGTCCTCGAGGATGTCGATCGCGTTCCGGTAGAAGTGAACGTGTGCTGGATGCTGGATCGTGACGATGACTCTCATTCGACTCTCACCACCAGATCCTCGTTTTCCTCGCGGTCGAACGTCATCGCGAGCAGGATCGAGAGCGCGGCGTGGGTCAGGAGGACGATCGGCGTCAGCGGTCCCGCGTCGGTCCCCCCGTCCATTCGACGGCCGAACGCGGCGGCGAGGCCGGCGAGTGCGACCGCACCGCTCGCAACTCCGACCGCGTACAGCAACGCCAGCGGGTGGAAGTCGGTCAGCAGATACCTGACCGACAGCCGCCGGGCGAACCGCCGGAGCAACAGCCACGAGAGCCTCGGGACGAACGACCGGTACTGGATGTGACTCTCCTCCTCGCCGTAGACCGCCGGCATCGACACGTCGGCGATCCGCACGCCGCGCGTGTTCAGCGCAACCAGCAGGTCGTTCGAGAAGCCGTACTCCTCGTAGAGCCGCTCGAGGTCGATCCGCTCGAGCGCCTCGAGCGAGATCGCCGTGTAGCCGTTCTGGGGGTCCATCATCCGCCAGTAGCCGCTCGAGACCTTCGTCAGAAACGAGAGCGTAAGGTTGCCGAACAGCCGCCACGTCGACATCTCCGAACGGTCACGACCACCGAGTCGGTTGCCCTTGGCGTACTCGGCCCGGCCGTCGACGATCGGATCGAGGAGCCACTCGAGGTGGTCCGGGTTCATCTGTCCGTCGCCAGCCATGACGGCGGTGACGTCGACCTCGTCCTCGAGTGCGTGCTGGTAGCCGGTCTTGATCGAGCCGCCGACGCCCCGGTTTTCCTCGTGGCGGATGGGGACGACCGTCTTCCCGGAGCCGTCGGCGACGGCACCGCTGGTCTCGTCGTCCGATCGGGACGTGGTCGAGTCCTCGTCGCTCGTCGACGCCGCGACAGCGGTTCGGTTGCGGCGTCTTGCGTGACGCTCGATCTCGTCCCAGGTACCGTCGGTCGAACAGTCGTCGACCACGTAGATCCGGTCGACGAACGCGGGAATCGTGTCGATGACGTCGCCGACGAGCCCCGATTCGTTGTACGCCGGTACGACCACCGCGACGGAGTGTTCGTCGTACATGGGTCTACTCACCCCGGCGGTCCGACTGTCACCCGAATCCGATCGCCGTCCAGAACCGGCACCGTCGTCTGTCGTGTCACGTTCGCCCTCATCTGTCCCGGTAGTCCGGCCCTCGAGTGATTGTTATTCTTCACCTTTGCTGCCATAAGTCAAGAATACATTTTCGGGCAGTAGAGAACGTCTCTACGCCATCTATGTGTGGAAAACGAAAGAGTTCAAAGATATTTGATAGTATATCAGGCGGCAGGACGGAGGGTGGGTCGATCGCAGAGCGATCGAGTGCGACGGGGCCGGTGTAGTCCCGCCGTACCGTGAGTAGTCGAGGGAAACATCATCGTCTCGCTGACGACAACTCGAGGGAGAGGGTCTCGTTCGGCGAAACTACCGCTGGTCTAGACCAGCAGCCACAGTACGATCGTCAACGAGACTGTGACGAACAGCACCGTCGTACCGATTCCCGCACGCAGGAGGAGCCGCGAGGGCTGGCCGCCGTTTGCCACGCGTCGGTCGCGGGTGTCGACGAGCCGGTCGGGTACCTTGCGGGCGACGCGGTCGGCTGCGACGGTCGGGTTGTTGCCGATCCAGTAACACCGGCGGACGAACCCGACGGCGACGGCGTCGACGGCGGCGAACGTCTCGGTGATCGCCCGCATCGACCCCCGTCCGAGGTGGTACATCGCCGGATTGACGATCACCTCGACGTCGGGGACGTGCCCGAGTTTCGACAGTGGCTTGCGGACGAGTTTGAACGCGACGGCCGCGACGGTGACGAGGACGACCGAGTCGAGCAGGTGGCCGGTGCTGTAGGGGTGGAGGTGGCCTTCACCGCCCGTGTACTCGAACGCCTGCCCTTCGATGCCGGGGAGGAGGTCGACGAAGCCCTGCCACCACAGGCCCAGGGCGAGACACGCGCCGCCGACCGCGAGCATCGCGACTGTCTGGCCGGGTCTGGCGTCGGCGACCTCGAGGTCGCTCTCGCCGTGGAGGAAGGCGTAGTAGCCGAGTTTGATAAAGGAGAGCAGCGTCCCGACGGCACCGATCATCAACAGCCAGTACAGCACCTCGTACTCTGGCGCACCGTAGTAGTGGGGGTCGGCGGCATCTATCACCATCCCCTTGCTGACGTAGCCGTTGAAACCAGGGATGGCGGTGATCGAGAACGCACCGAGTCCGAAGCCGACGGCGGTCAGGGGCATCTCCCGCCAGAGGCCGCCGAGTTCGTAGAGGTCGTTCTCGCCGGTCCGGTAGATGATGACGCCGACGGCCATGAACAGCAGGCTCTTGAACAGCACGTTGTTGAACAGGTGACCCATCGCACCGGCGACCGCGAGGGTGCTGCCGATGCCGACGCCGGCGACCATGTACCCGAGCTGAGCCTGGATGTGATACGACAGGAGCGCGCGCATGTCGTGCTGGAGCAACGCGAAGGTCGCCCCGTAGATGGCCATCAGGCCGCCCATGTAGGCGACGTACAGGTTCCCGTCGTCGGGAAGCGCCCGGTAGAGGATGTACGCGCTGGTCTTCGTCGTGTAGACGCCGAGGAACACCGAGGCCGCGAAGTGGGGCTTGGGGTAGGTATCGGGCAGCCACGTGTGCAGGCCGATGAACGCACAGTTGATGCCGAGCCCGAGCACTGCGAGCAACAGGGGTAGCCCGGTGGTGATGCCGTCTGCGGTGTAGGCGAACGAGCCGACCTCGGCGTAGTGGGCGACGACGGCAAAGAGCAGGAGACTGCCGCCGATGCCGTGGGCGATCGCGTACCGAAAGCCAGCCCGGACGGCGTCGCCGCCGTAGTCCCACACCAGGAGGGTGCTCGTCATCGCCATGATCTCGGCCATGAACACGAGCACGAGCCAGTCGCCCGCGAACGCCGCTCCGACTGCCGACGCGACGTACG
Protein-coding sequences here:
- a CDS encoding MATE family efflux transporter, which encodes MVRKLPNPFRLVILWIGFALARLGLIERERARRTTDLAWPRIVTGLARMSKNAVDVAMVGIAVGSAAIAGVGFASPFWGLAFSVGGGVAGGTIALVSQRYGASAYDELGQAVRSSTVLVVAISLPITATFWLYPTELLSLISDDPEAVPLGAAYLRVVGFGIPFAGLNLIGSRTFVGMDDAWTPMVLRAGGAIANVAINAVLIFVLDLGVTGAALGTVLSNVVVTAAFAAGLVAGRLPGMGTFPVQIDPFGSYLHGETIRDLITIGLPVMGTNLVWTMAEFPMLAIVDIFGQDTVAAYVIARRIWGLMNTPGWGFGLASSSLVGQELGANDEHTAEEYGHEIIRFAVAVYLVSAAIVFVFAEPITLAFTDDPSELSIPTAVSLVHAACAAITLRAVSGAAAGPLNASGDTRWPFYSQALGMFGVAIPVAYLGAAGLTIPPIGPIPLLEVAVPGLTIPAFGIAGLYLAFLAETAVPAAINYYRFSTGKWKTISRSYRPEAPADD
- a CDS encoding hydantoinase/oxoprolinase family protein, whose protein sequence is MDASETTDERNPKAPDGGRTVDGHSATRVGVDVGGTFTDVALSVDDRLVTAKVPTTDDQSVGVLAGIDKACERAGIDPGEIDEFAHAMTVSVNALLERDGARTALVTTEGFRDVLEIGRQDRPDLYDLEVEKPEPLVPRQRRFTVDERTTPDGVERPVDTEDVRDLAATLRERDVESVAVCLLHAYADPENERLVAETLREELDVPVSASHEVLAEFREYERTSTTAVDAYVRPAIDSYVGRLVDEATAVGIPSPRIMQTNGGIAGPETVRERAVTTTMSGPAAGVVGAAATVADDDVEGLVTFDMGGTSSDVSLVRDGEAERTTDSEIADLPIRTPMVDVNTVGAGGGSVAWVDAGGALRVGPRSSGAQPGPACYGRGGTEPTVTDANVVLGYIGPETALGGEMTLDVEAAHDALERLADEAGLEDALEAARGVYRVANATMTRTIRSVTVERGHDPRGFALVAFGGAGPMHAAALAESLEVDRVVVPRPSGVLSAFGLLAADESYDAVRTVGVDLAEADRDRLEDVYEGLVADVLADASDPDDAVVERAADCRYDGQSFELTVPVDEPVDAAAVEERFHAAHERAYGYAMDEAVEVVNLRATATVSGVEPVVRHDGGGDTRIDTREAHFPDHGPRETAVYDRDRLESGATVDGPAILEQAESTTVVPPAWSGDVLADGTLVMTREEGADR
- a CDS encoding hydantoinase B/oxoprolinase family protein, with protein sequence MTTDELDPVTLEVLRNQLESVAEEMGQTLIRGAYSPNIKERRDCSTALFDREGRMIAQAEHIPVHLGAMPEAVDAVREHDPEPGDVFVLNDPFTGGTHLPDVTMVSPLAPDGEIVGYAVSRAHHADVGGMAPGSMPAGAREIYQEGLRLPPIRLVEDGKIREDVRSLVLANVRNPRERRADLRAQLAANERAERRLASLFDEHGRETVLRGFDAVIDYSRERIADEIETLPDGTYEASDVLEGDGITDEDVEISTAVTIDGATITVDFSGTAPEVEGNLNAPLSVAKSAVYFVVRCVTDPEIPPNHGCYDPVSVDAPEGSLLNPTPPAAVVGGNVETSQRVTDVVFTALAAAAPDRVPADGQGTMNNLTVGARDGTFTYYETIGGGFGARAERDGMDGVQVGMTNTLNTPVESIETEYPMRVERYALRPDSGGRGRFRGGLGLERAVTVETDATVSLLTERRRHAPKGVASGEDGATGQNLIDGEEVPAKTTVDVPAGTTVTVRTPGGGGHGDLAERDPAALEADRLDGKVTDDGET
- a CDS encoding helix-turn-helix domain-containing protein — encoded protein: MSLYEASFRVKHECPYREISERYPDLTIREWYLSECQVLEITSSEAPTDDLLEEIDGLGTILHRSVDESGLHVVTQSCLCSLEESIIDRFEEYNCLYQPPTIHRQGWEHYTVIAFDEGDARALLRDLEDDRHVDVLAKTAIAEQQIPHSMLAPVDQLFEGLTDRQLAALQLALESGYYEQPRQTSLRELAGRTAVARSTYEEHLRKAENKLLTNAGTFLRLVTATSNDPLRVDRSGTAEQHAD
- a CDS encoding MFS transporter translates to MSEQTELRQGIREHLGQFSLHVLLVFATGLTIGSERTVVPVLGEDVLGVESFLVIGSFVVSFGFVKALLNLYAGKWGEEYGRKPVLVAGWLTALPIPVILIFAPNWWWITAGNILLGINQALTWSMAINAKIDLAGPDQRGLAVGIDEAFGYTGVAVGAWITGVIAGQTNLRPEPFYFLAAVVVLAFLISIFLIKETVQFAQMEGDDDHHDANLPFDEVLKRATYGDRTLFAAAQAGHIENFVDTLFWIAVPLYLTSQDLAIEAVGVVVGVHSAMYFLQIATGGLADRIGRRPPVVAGMFLAGAGVLGMVLVDGYLPWAIMAAASGLGMALLYPNLMTVPGDAAHPTWRSAGMGVYRMWRDAGYGVGAILIGLSMEFVNAEAAFYMTAVAMFVSGAIVYLWMEETHPDFGTHEPPAPAPETPTQATAED
- a CDS encoding cysteine hydrolase family protein, giving the protein MKDSKTAVIVIDLQEEYFDEDRPWYVPNGDRVLENCQRILERARELDVTVVHARHVQPTRDAPVFAWGTENSKIIDDIDIRDDEYLLTKTKPSCFQDTRLEAILKRNGIENVVCTGLLSFVCVDTTAREADARGYDATYVTDATAAFPIDGLDPEALTETIATIHDVIFSDVVETQDVVDRLESDEAAA